A genomic window from Thalassoroseus pseudoceratinae includes:
- a CDS encoding ComEC/Rec2 family competence protein, giving the protein MLRFASVAMILLCACNTFAGEADGRLDIYFIDVEGGAATLFVTPAGESLLIDSGYPDNNGRDRDRILDVVKNVAKLDQLDHAAVTHWHLDHYGNHAALSTMIPIKTFWDRGIPDDIPEDKNFSERIFAYRAAAQNESNALSVGDQLPLKSQDTPLQIQIITSGRKVIPNTGEPNPFAAEHKPNPEDKSDNADSLSFLLSFGEFKFLCCGDLTWNIEAKLMTPNNPIGKVDMFMVTHHGLPVSNNPVLVKAIDPVVAVMCNGPKKGGHPQTLATLRQVESLKDLYQLHRNIAVPDSGQAPPEFIANSERTNTCPGRWVKASVAADGKSYTVQIGPDGKKRTYQTR; this is encoded by the coding sequence ATGTTGCGTTTCGCATCCGTTGCTATGATTTTGTTGTGCGCGTGTAACACTTTCGCAGGTGAAGCGGACGGTCGCTTGGATATCTACTTCATCGATGTCGAAGGTGGAGCGGCCACACTGTTCGTGACACCGGCAGGGGAATCGTTGCTGATCGACTCCGGCTATCCAGACAACAACGGTCGCGATCGGGATCGTATTCTCGACGTGGTGAAAAACGTGGCGAAGCTGGATCAACTCGATCATGCCGCTGTCACGCATTGGCATCTCGATCATTACGGCAACCATGCAGCTTTGTCGACGATGATCCCCATCAAAACCTTCTGGGATCGCGGCATTCCCGATGACATCCCCGAGGACAAGAATTTCTCCGAACGAATCTTCGCCTACCGCGCCGCGGCTCAGAACGAATCCAACGCGTTATCGGTCGGGGATCAATTGCCGCTGAAGTCGCAGGACACTCCGCTGCAAATTCAGATCATCACCAGTGGTCGCAAGGTGATTCCCAATACGGGCGAGCCGAACCCGTTTGCGGCCGAGCACAAACCGAATCCGGAAGACAAAAGCGACAACGCCGACAGTTTAAGTTTTCTTCTGTCGTTCGGTGAATTCAAGTTTCTTTGCTGCGGGGATCTGACTTGGAACATCGAAGCGAAATTAATGACTCCGAACAATCCGATTGGCAAAGTCGACATGTTCATGGTCACGCACCACGGGCTGCCGGTGAGTAATAATCCGGTTCTGGTGAAAGCCATCGATCCAGTCGTGGCAGTCATGTGCAATGGACCGAAGAAGGGAGGGCATCCACAAACGCTGGCGACGTTGAGACAGGTGGAATCACTAAAGGACTTGTATCAACTCCATCGCAACATCGCCGTGCCGGATTCCGGTCAAGCACCGCCTGAGTTCATCGCTAACAGCGAGCGGACCAACACGTGCCCCGGTCGCTGGGTGAAAGCCTCAGTTGCGGCAGACGGAAAAAGCTACACCGTGCAAATCGGACCCGACGGAAAAAAACGCACCTACCAAACGCGGTAG
- a CDS encoding exonuclease domain-containing protein encodes MLDPSSSILDAEFIAFDLETTGCSPDFSEIVEIGAVRFRLDGTEIARFQQLVDPRCRIPAATTAVHGITDDMVADQPPIEEALPKFLKFLGDAEAIGMAHNAAFDVGFLNRALHRCNEVCPLTPVIDTVRLSRRWVHNCRRYTLAALGQHFGVADYVEHRGLSDSLVLKDVFLGVMREGLIVETVGDFLRLAKPKFFRATKPPEKTPCLPSEFAALQAAADSRSTVLMKYQSAKRGVAERSVTPRKFVQFRNTVYLLAFCHTDRKEKQYRLDRIRDFHVDSGE; translated from the coding sequence ATGCTGGACCCGAGCAGTTCAATTCTTGATGCCGAATTTATCGCGTTTGATCTGGAAACCACCGGCTGTTCGCCGGACTTCAGTGAGATCGTGGAGATCGGAGCCGTTCGGTTTCGATTGGATGGAACCGAAATCGCACGGTTTCAACAGTTGGTGGATCCACGCTGCCGGATTCCCGCCGCAACTACAGCGGTTCATGGAATCACCGATGATATGGTCGCTGACCAACCGCCGATCGAGGAAGCTCTGCCAAAGTTTCTGAAATTCCTGGGCGATGCGGAGGCGATTGGAATGGCTCACAACGCGGCTTTCGATGTCGGGTTTCTCAATCGAGCCCTTCATCGCTGCAACGAGGTGTGCCCATTGACTCCGGTGATTGACACCGTGCGGTTATCGCGTCGCTGGGTTCACAATTGCCGACGCTACACCTTAGCGGCGTTGGGACAGCACTTCGGCGTAGCCGATTACGTGGAGCACCGCGGGTTGTCCGATTCGCTGGTGTTGAAGGATGTCTTTCTGGGAGTGATGCGAGAAGGACTGATTGTCGAGACCGTCGGCGACTTTCTGCGGCTGGCGAAACCGAAGTTTTTTCGTGCGACCAAACCTCCGGAAAAAACACCGTGCTTGCCGAGCGAATTTGCCGCTCTCCAAGCCGCTGCCGATAGCCGTTCTACGGTGCTCATGAAATACCAAAGTGCCAAACGAGGCGTGGCGGAACGCTCCGTGACGCCGCGTAAGTTTGTGCAGTTTCGCAATACCGTTTATCTATTGGCTTTCTGCCATACAGACCGCAAAGAGAAGCAATATCGTCTCGATCGTATCCGAGATTTTCATGTCGATAGCGGTGAGTAA